The window CGATAACGATAATGCGCTTGCACTAAAAATTACGTCCGAACAGAcaaaagtttaattaacacaactCTGTTTTACGAAAACAGTGGGAACAAGTAtgatgtttgttatttttCACAAATTTGAAGACATTAAAAGAAATCAGCAAAATTAGAGTTATGATGTCTGTACTTGCAATTTTATGTGCAATCATTGTCACAAAATATACTAAGGAGCCATCATATTGAAATGCCCAACTAATGTTACTCTAAAGCttaacaacacaaacattgacgTTCAGGAGAAATATAGCTCAAATGTTGCATGTTAACGTCAAACCAAGCTAACTGCAGGGTTACGACactgttctttcttttcttcgTTGAACGATTGCTTGCATTTGTTTATTTCCAACACTGTCCGAACCCAATCCATTAAGTTGAGCAAGTGCATAAATACCCCGTATTTTCCAGGCTGTCCACATCCTTCTCCCCAGCTGACTATTCCCACAATGACATAGCTGTCGGGACCGATTTCTTCATCATTCTCGCACTTGCAAAACAGAGGTCCTCCAGAATCACTATCCCAAGCATCATTATTACCGGTGCCGTCTCTTGCGCAAACAGTGTAGTTTGTAATGTCATGCTTGAGATAATCCGATGTACTGTCTAAACAAGCGGTTTTGTCTGCAATCGGAAGATGCAATTCTTTCAAGCTGGTAGTTTTAGGATTACGTTTTGCGCCTAGTTCTCTCTTTTCATTAGCTCCCCATTCTGCTACATTGCAGCTCGTTCTTGCTTGGTAGTAGCCAAAGTCCTCTCTGGTGGCCAAACAGACTTTCGGACGTATGGAGAACAAGACACATTGCATTTCAATTGTAACAGAGCGATATCATAGTCTAAACTCCCACTCTCGTGTTTATAGCTACTATGGATGTGAATTTTATCAACAGCAAATGTTTTCTCGCTGTATTCTTTAACATAACGCTCCGTGTCGCCGAGGACGACCGTTAGATTGTCATGCTTAAAGCCACTAGCGCAATGAGCATCAGTCAGAATATAGCAGTCACTGATAAGAGCGCCTTCGCAGTGGAAAACTTGGTTGTTTGAAGTTTTCTTGTAAATTGCTGCTACCCAAGGCCAAGCACCTTTTTCTGAAAAACACACTCCATTTTCCCTGTGTCTACAGGTTGGAAAATCAGTTGTGCCACAATCATGACAGTAGTCTACACCTAACAAACAAGTTACAGCTCAGTACGTCTAAAGGCGCAACACAGCCACACATCctcacacacgtgcacacactaAATATGTCACTCTTTACCGATTCCACAAAGTGGTCGGTCGGTAGTTATGTTCCACTTTCCTCTGCACCCGCACAATGCTGGCAATGATTGCAGCGAATTTGAAAGCTTATATCCCTTTGAGCAATATATATTTACTTCCTCTCCAATACCCACAATGGTAGAACCGCTGGAGACTTCCGTATTGGACGGCAAAGTGCAAAACATTACGGCTACAAAAAAATTCATAAATCATGCAAGCAATAAAGAAAATGGGCAAATTAAAATTCGATTACGTTTGCATGAAGGATTGACTGGTGGCGCCCATTCACTGTTTGTACATAATCGCTCTTCAACTTCAACCAGTTCGTAACCATCACAGCAAGAGTATTTTGCAGTCTTGCCAAAATTTACTACATTTACTAGACCATGTTTAAGAAGTTTTGGAAACGAACAATAAATACCTGCGCAAACAGAACTGTTACGAGAACAGTAATTGTACCTGCTGTAGGTAGTT of the Corticium candelabrum chromosome 2, ooCorCand1.1, whole genome shotgun sequence genome contains:
- the LOC134176117 gene encoding serine protease 30-like, which translates into the protein MQCVLFSIRPKVCLATREDFGYYQARTSCNVAEWGANEKRELGAKRNPKTTSLKELHLPIADKTACLDSTSDYLKHDITNYTVCARDGTGNNDAWDSDSGGPLFCKCENDEEIGPDSYVIVGIVSWGEGCGQPGKYGVFMHLLNLMDWVRTVLEINKCKQSFNEEKKEQCRNPAVSLV